The following proteins are encoded in a genomic region of Aquella oligotrophica:
- a CDS encoding MDR family MFS transporter: MSMWTERRTIVAYALSLLALAEIIDLTIVSVAIPDLMGALEANINDISLTMTSYIVAAAICIPLTGLMTTKYGTRNVALMSILIFGISSVLCGTATSLHQMIIYRLIQGIGGAFLPALAQAYVVENYTEQEQPKIMSVITICIVLGPIIGPVMGGYIVQNMNWRWIFYVNVPICIAGFALISIFMDKVVTKDIKIDYISFAFMAIGIGCLEYFVDEGNTNNWFESFEMICFLALAIIFIGFFIWRGLLGSCVVNFRVFTNFNFVFSCFVMFAFFSLLSGGLTYFSAMLQNVYGMPVDTAGYLQAPRGVAAIIGAPIYMGLSKKIDARILMIFAMILTGASSLAMSFMSPLPSYALILTLVILQGFGMIGVFVLLMSIAYIGVPDAESGDCSGVFNFARNFSSSIGAAVAATMIARNQQVVWNDLSSKVSEYATGFRYWSQSLIGLSSSDTKIQVSALLVRQAAVLQSYLDMFYLTGIILIALCWMPLFLKRPDPNAKPHMGH, translated from the coding sequence ATGAGTATGTGGACAGAACGCCGAACTATTGTTGCCTATGCATTAAGTCTGCTGGCATTGGCTGAGATTATTGATCTTACTATCGTTTCCGTTGCTATTCCTGATCTGATGGGGGCACTTGAAGCTAATATTAATGACATCTCGCTAACAATGACAAGTTATATTGTAGCTGCTGCAATATGTATCCCTCTAACTGGTTTGATGACAACTAAGTATGGCACAAGAAATGTTGCTTTAATGTCAATTTTAATCTTTGGTATTTCGTCAGTATTGTGTGGAACTGCTACAAGCCTGCACCAGATGATAATTTATCGGCTTATACAAGGAATTGGTGGTGCATTTTTACCTGCACTTGCTCAGGCTTATGTTGTTGAGAATTATACTGAGCAGGAACAGCCTAAAATAATGTCGGTAATTACAATCTGTATTGTTCTTGGTCCTATCATTGGCCCAGTTATGGGCGGTTATATTGTTCAGAATATGAATTGGCGTTGGATATTTTATGTAAATGTACCAATTTGTATTGCTGGATTTGCACTTATCAGTATTTTTATGGATAAAGTGGTTACAAAAGATATCAAGATTGATTATATTAGTTTTGCGTTTATGGCAATTGGTATTGGTTGCCTTGAATATTTTGTTGATGAAGGTAATACCAATAACTGGTTTGAGTCCTTTGAAATGATCTGTTTTCTTGCTTTGGCAATTATATTTATTGGTTTTTTTATCTGGCGTGGTTTACTAGGTTCCTGTGTAGTAAATTTCAGGGTATTTACAAATTTTAATTTTGTGTTTTCATGTTTTGTTATGTTTGCGTTTTTCTCGCTTTTATCTGGCGGGCTAACTTATTTTTCGGCAATGTTACAAAATGTTTATGGGATGCCTGTTGATACAGCAGGTTATTTACAGGCTCCGCGTGGAGTCGCTGCTATCATTGGTGCTCCGATATATATGGGGCTTAGTAAAAAAATTGATGCTAGAATTCTGATGATTTTTGCCATGATTTTGACAGGGGCATCTTCGCTTGCCATGAGTTTTATGAGTCCATTACCCAGTTATGCTTTGATTTTGACATTGGTAATACTTCAGGGGTTTGGTATGATTGGTGTTTTTGTACTTCTGATGTCTATTGCTTATATAGGTGTTCCTGATGCAGAAAGTGGTGATTGTTCTGGAGTATTCAATTTTGCTCGTAATTTTTCGAGTTCAATCGGCGCTGCTGTTGCAGCAACTATGATCGCACGCAATCAGCAAGTTGTTTGGAATGATCTTTCATCTAAGGTATCAGAATATGCTACTGGGTTTCGCTACTGGTCGCAAAGTCTGATTGGCTTATCTAGTTCTGACACAAAAATTCAGGTTAGTGCACTTCTTGTTCGTCAGGCAGCCGTATTACAATCATATTTAGATATGTTTTATCTGACAGGGATTATACTAATCGCGCTATGCTGGATGCCCTTATTTTTGAAGCGCCCGGACCCGAATGCTAAACCACATATGGGGCACTAA
- a CDS encoding HlyD family secretion protein, which produces MKKALIGGGIIVVTFAAIYGYYRYTINYPSTDNAYVNANLINISPKVGGFVRNVYVKNNQVVHKGDLLVDIDPQDYSLQVDKSNQNLILVQQQADTVKQQIANAEATLTSAKSDYKFASDMATRYTALYKENAGSLQDMQKYVNQATQAKQAMDQAKVALAQANSQYAAAKTQIDVAKVELANAQNNSGYTQVRASADGYVTNLNLIPGQLVQPGQMLFGLVDDSSWWVDVNYKETQLARIKPGQKAMIKLDMYDHEYTGVVDSISRASGNTFSLLPAQNATGNWVKVTQRFTVRVKLADDSKYPLRVGASSEVTVDTVSK; this is translated from the coding sequence ATGAAAAAAGCTTTAATTGGCGGCGGAATTATTGTTGTTACCTTTGCTGCTATCTATGGTTATTATCGGTATACGATAAATTATCCCAGTACGGATAATGCTTATGTTAATGCAAACCTTATTAATATCTCGCCAAAAGTTGGTGGTTTTGTTCGTAATGTTTATGTGAAAAATAATCAGGTGGTTCATAAAGGAGATCTTTTGGTCGATATTGATCCACAAGATTACTCCCTACAGGTAGATAAATCTAACCAAAATCTGATACTGGTGCAGCAGCAGGCAGATACAGTGAAGCAGCAAATAGCCAACGCTGAGGCTACTTTGACATCGGCTAAGTCAGATTATAAATTTGCTTCAGATATGGCAACGCGCTATACTGCGCTATACAAAGAAAATGCTGGATCCTTACAGGATATGCAAAAGTATGTAAATCAGGCAACTCAAGCTAAACAGGCTATGGATCAGGCAAAAGTCGCTTTGGCGCAAGCTAACTCCCAGTATGCTGCAGCTAAAACACAAATTGATGTAGCTAAGGTTGAATTAGCTAATGCACAGAATAATAGCGGTTATACTCAGGTAAGGGCTAGTGCTGATGGCTACGTAACTAATCTTAATCTGATTCCAGGACAATTAGTACAGCCAGGTCAGATGTTGTTTGGGCTGGTTGATGATAGTAGCTGGTGGGTAGATGTTAATTACAAAGAAACTCAGCTAGCAAGAATCAAGCCTGGACAGAAAGCTATGATTAAGCTTGATATGTATGATCACGAATATACTGGAGTTGTAGATAGTATTAGTCGGGCAAGCGGTAATACTTTTTCTTTATTACCTGCTCAAAACGCCACTGGCAACTGGGTAAAGGTTACCCAACGTTTTACTGTAAGGGTCAAACTTGCTGATGATTCTAAATATCCATTGCGAGTTGGTGCAAGTAGTGAAGTGACAGTTGATACTGTTAGTAAATAG
- a CDS encoding efflux transporter outer membrane subunit: MKLKQIALISSSIILSSCALLGPDYHEPQLNAPQAWSARDGNTAQSIESMPDMAWWQKFNDSQLNRLIESALVHNNNLQVAMGNLLQAQASLKKAQMGWVPTLSIGGTGFAGQYFNPGFQNNSSYPLLNSVSQNNPQNFDGYAFGAMPSYTLNVFSLIKQGEIAKLNVALQKQSVNAMRLAVISQVANSYFTLLGLHKQLELQQQMLADARDLRKYNQIQYRKGSIGQLNLEGLDQFISSLEAKIPEIEDSITQTENALQVLTNNNPGKIQMGNTFDNINTDGIIPVNLPSEVLKSRPDIAVAEYQLQVNNANIGAVTSQFFPTISLTGNVGQMTMQLSNLFNAGGDFWFGALGAAMPVFNLGLYADVDKAKGGYYAAYYNYIQTVRNAFSQVDNGLSKHDSLTKQYKIQEAGYQKAQNMYAIGQKQYKNGAISLANTVGFKLNIDYTKAGLNQLKIQQLNSIVNLYQVLGGGYNYESSLTTIKKFNDDHDIN, from the coding sequence ATGAAACTTAAACAGATAGCTCTAATCAGTAGCTCGATTATTCTCTCGTCATGTGCACTTTTAGGACCAGATTATCATGAGCCACAGTTAAATGCACCGCAAGCATGGAGTGCTAGAGATGGGAATACAGCTCAGTCAATTGAAAGTATGCCAGATATGGCTTGGTGGCAAAAATTTAATGATTCTCAGCTAAATAGGTTAATTGAAAGTGCTTTAGTTCATAATAATAATCTTCAGGTAGCAATGGGTAATTTACTCCAAGCACAGGCTTCGTTGAAAAAAGCCCAGATGGGATGGGTGCCAACGCTAAGCATAGGTGGAACTGGATTTGCGGGTCAGTATTTTAACCCCGGCTTTCAAAATAACAGTAGTTATCCACTTTTGAATTCTGTAAGTCAGAATAATCCTCAGAATTTTGATGGCTATGCTTTTGGAGCTATGCCAAGTTATACCTTGAATGTATTTAGTCTTATCAAGCAGGGGGAGATTGCTAAATTAAATGTTGCTTTGCAGAAACAGTCAGTGAATGCGATGCGCCTTGCTGTAATAAGTCAGGTGGCAAATAGTTATTTTACACTTCTGGGTTTGCATAAACAGCTTGAATTACAGCAGCAAATGCTTGCAGATGCAAGAGACCTGCGTAAGTATAACCAGATTCAGTATCGTAAAGGTAGCATTGGTCAGTTAAATCTTGAAGGTCTTGATCAATTTATTTCAAGTCTTGAAGCTAAAATACCTGAAATAGAAGATAGTATTACCCAAACAGAAAATGCCCTTCAGGTTTTAACCAATAATAATCCTGGTAAAATCCAGATGGGAAATACCTTTGATAATATAAATACTGATGGGATAATCCCGGTTAATTTACCTTCCGAGGTATTAAAATCACGTCCTGATATTGCAGTTGCTGAATATCAGTTGCAAGTTAATAATGCTAATATAGGTGCTGTTACTTCCCAGTTTTTTCCAACAATTTCTTTGACCGGAAATGTGGGGCAAATGACAATGCAATTGAGTAATCTATTTAATGCTGGCGGCGACTTCTGGTTTGGTGCTCTTGGTGCGGCAATGCCAGTATTTAATCTTGGATTATATGCTGATGTAGATAAGGCTAAAGGTGGCTATTATGCAGCATACTATAATTATATCCAAACAGTGAGAAATGCATTTTCTCAGGTTGATAATGGTTTATCTAAACACGATAGCCTTACCAAACAGTATAAAATTCAAGAGGCTGGTTATCAGAAAGCCCAAAATATGTATGCAATAGGACAGAAACAGTATAAAAATGGCGCAATTAGTCTAGCAAATACAGTTGGTTTCAAACTTAATATTGATTATACTAAAGCTGGGTTAAATCAGTTAAAAATCCAGCAGCTAAATAGTATTGTTAATTTGTATCAGGTTCTTGGTGGTGGCTATAACTATGAAAGCAGTTTGACTACCATCAAGAAGTTCAATGACGATCACGATATTAACTAG
- the mnmC gene encoding bifunctional tRNA (5-methylaminomethyl-2-thiouridine)(34)-methyltransferase MnmD/FAD-dependent 5-carboxymethylaminomethyl-2-thiouridine(34) oxidoreductase MnmC, whose translation MTYYAEISWKNDIPISQKFGDVYFSKASGFEETRYVFHKHNYLEERFAKLSENEAFTIGETGFGSGLNFLATLQLWQEKAINNAKLHYISIEKYPLKPKDLAIILSYFPELKSISMDLINQYYLPLPAMHRISFAHNVELTLIIDDIKDALPKINSKVDAWFLDGFSPAKNADMWNEEIFHQLSRLSTQTTTYATFTSSSLVRKALIAADFSVNKTKGFAFKREMIYGKYLDSGTPPKLDQPSSKRLKTWLSRPVTQTTTKHAIIIGAGISGAATAYSLAKRGYQVTVYEKNAEAAMEASGNHQGMLYGSWSAFPSPMMELSYAGYRYSHALIKKVLQANKDYAECGLIQLGYNEEQVKRQQQLLKASLPDDFINAVDAKEIEALIGQSFCSNLDGIYFRSGMWLKPARLVKSLLDHPLITLKLNSAISSIDFIENKWHIYNDINQIDSSPILILANAHAVNNFKQTRHLPLRKIRGQISLVNEKHSVTSVVCGDGYLTPAIDGKYTIGASFIFEDESLEIRESEHHENINKFRTLLPKLISQIKIDELNGQVNFRTSPHDYLPLLGPVANFETFKEVYARLAIDRKARITTPCPYLPNLFINVGHGAKGILTAPICGEILADYIDNTPIPCSEELRQAIHPNRLYAKLVYTESPTS comes from the coding sequence ATGACATATTATGCAGAAATAAGTTGGAAAAATGATATCCCTATTTCCCAAAAATTTGGTGATGTATATTTTTCGAAGGCATCTGGGTTCGAAGAAACTAGATATGTTTTCCATAAACATAACTACCTAGAAGAGCGTTTTGCCAAATTAAGCGAAAATGAGGCTTTTACAATAGGAGAGACTGGGTTTGGTAGCGGGCTTAATTTTCTCGCAACACTACAGCTCTGGCAAGAAAAGGCTATAAATAATGCCAAGCTTCATTATATAAGTATCGAAAAATACCCGCTAAAGCCAAAAGATCTGGCGATAATCTTATCATATTTCCCTGAACTTAAATCTATCTCTATGGATTTAATAAATCAATACTACCTGCCATTACCAGCGATGCACCGGATTAGCTTTGCCCATAATGTCGAATTAACCCTAATTATTGATGATATAAAAGATGCACTGCCCAAAATAAATAGCAAAGTTGATGCTTGGTTTCTTGATGGATTTAGCCCAGCAAAAAACGCTGATATGTGGAACGAAGAAATTTTTCACCAGTTATCGCGACTAAGTACCCAAACAACAACTTATGCAACTTTCACATCTAGCTCACTAGTGAGAAAGGCTCTTATCGCAGCAGATTTTTCCGTCAATAAAACCAAAGGATTTGCCTTCAAACGCGAAATGATTTATGGAAAATATTTAGATTCAGGCACGCCTCCAAAATTAGATCAACCTTCATCCAAAAGACTAAAAACGTGGTTAAGTAGACCAGTTACGCAAACCACTACAAAGCATGCAATTATTATTGGTGCCGGGATTAGTGGAGCAGCTACAGCCTATAGCCTCGCTAAACGAGGTTACCAAGTAACGGTATATGAAAAAAATGCAGAAGCAGCAATGGAAGCCAGTGGTAATCATCAGGGTATGCTCTATGGCAGTTGGTCAGCATTTCCTTCGCCGATGATGGAATTAAGTTATGCTGGTTATCGCTATAGTCATGCATTAATCAAAAAGGTCTTGCAGGCAAATAAAGATTATGCAGAATGCGGTCTTATCCAGCTAGGATATAATGAAGAACAAGTAAAACGTCAGCAACAATTACTCAAAGCTTCATTACCGGATGACTTTATTAATGCAGTAGATGCAAAGGAAATTGAGGCACTAATTGGTCAAAGTTTTTGTTCTAATTTAGACGGAATATATTTTCGCTCTGGGATGTGGCTAAAACCAGCTAGATTGGTTAAATCACTATTAGACCATCCATTAATTACACTAAAATTAAACTCCGCAATTAGCTCTATCGATTTTATTGAGAACAAATGGCACATATACAATGATATCAATCAGATAGATAGTAGCCCTATTCTGATACTTGCAAATGCACATGCAGTTAATAATTTTAAACAGACCAGACATTTGCCACTAAGAAAAATTCGCGGACAAATAAGTTTAGTTAACGAAAAACATTCGGTTACTAGTGTGGTATGTGGTGATGGTTACCTTACCCCCGCAATAGATGGGAAATATACGATTGGAGCAAGCTTCATTTTTGAAGATGAATCCCTTGAAATTAGGGAGTCGGAGCATCATGAAAATATCAACAAATTTCGCACACTTCTTCCTAAGCTGATTAGCCAGATAAAAATTGATGAATTAAATGGACAAGTTAATTTCAGAACTAGCCCACATGACTATTTACCACTTCTGGGACCAGTTGCAAATTTTGAAACTTTCAAAGAAGTATATGCTAGGCTCGCAATAGACAGGAAAGCAAGGATTACTACCCCATGCCCCTACCTACCCAATCTTTTTATAAATGTCGGACACGGAGCCAAGGGGATACTTACCGCACCAATTTGCGGTGAGATACTAGCTGATTACATAGATAATACACCAATACCCTGTAGTGAAGAATTAAGGCAGGCGATTCATCCCAATCGCCTATACGCAAAATTAGTTTATACAGAATCACCTACTAGTTAA
- the rnhA gene encoding ribonuclease HI, whose translation MQQKLIIYTDGACKGNPGIGGWGAILFYGEHKKELYGYASDTTNNRMELTAVIEALKALNRSCEIEIYTDSQYVKRGITEWIHGWLRKNWKDVKNPDLWQELLKQTKAHTISWHWVRGHNGDINNERADELANLAITEAGSSGS comes from the coding sequence ATGCAACAAAAATTAATCATTTATACTGACGGCGCATGTAAAGGAAACCCAGGAATAGGTGGCTGGGGGGCAATACTTTTTTATGGCGAACATAAGAAAGAACTGTATGGTTATGCTAGTGATACAACAAATAACAGGATGGAATTAACTGCGGTAATCGAAGCACTAAAAGCTTTAAATCGAAGCTGTGAAATAGAGATTTATACAGACTCTCAGTATGTAAAACGTGGTATAACGGAGTGGATACACGGCTGGCTACGCAAAAACTGGAAAGATGTAAAAAACCCAGACCTATGGCAAGAATTGCTCAAACAAACTAAAGCACACACTATAAGCTGGCATTGGGTTCGTGGACATAATGGCGATATAAATAATGAACGAGCGGACGAGTTAGCCAACCTAGCAATAACAGAGGCAGGATCATCAGGCTCATGA
- a CDS encoding class I SAM-dependent methyltransferase has product MHNNVPGIFGLNSLQIGLGEINLLQGNKIPNHYTINIDIKADLRFIPLATNSIDLIVCPHVLEFTNNYHHVLQEFHRILSPQGKLIITAFNRYSWFGLFKSKIDILKKARLIKLGQLKDQLQTLNFHLEGGKFFSYTPPFKEARKIHKYRWMNKVGDRWFPTLANSFTIIASKEVITPTLIKRMDREAFKIPETANLGTAKICNKN; this is encoded by the coding sequence TTGCATAATAATGTCCCAGGTATCTTTGGCTTGAACTCACTACAAATAGGCTTAGGAGAAATTAATCTTCTACAGGGAAATAAAATTCCAAATCATTATACAATCAACATAGATATAAAAGCTGACTTAAGATTTATCCCTCTTGCAACGAATAGTATTGATCTCATTGTCTGCCCACATGTTCTTGAATTTACCAATAACTATCATCATGTCCTACAGGAGTTTCATAGAATACTTTCCCCACAGGGAAAATTAATTATTACCGCATTTAATCGCTATAGCTGGTTTGGACTTTTCAAATCAAAAATAGACATATTAAAAAAGGCTAGATTAATAAAACTTGGTCAATTAAAAGATCAATTACAAACGCTAAACTTTCATCTTGAAGGTGGTAAATTCTTCAGTTATACCCCTCCATTTAAAGAGGCTAGAAAAATTCACAAATATCGCTGGATGAATAAAGTCGGCGATCGCTGGTTTCCTACTCTAGCAAATAGTTTTACAATTATTGCTAGCAAAGAAGTAATTACACCAACGCTAATCAAGCGAATGGACCGCGAAGCCTTCAAAATCCCTGAAACGGCTAATCTAGGCACTGCAAAAATATGCAACAAAAATTAA
- a CDS encoding helix-turn-helix transcriptional regulator, with protein MQSTDIDNDYADYLQNHIIANFKKIIDKDIYSLIINQRHQIEICTNKSAQSVGLNTWEDLRGFSFLNFSDKEAISKIFKKAYFSVLQNDIEQYARKLITLQKIVFESCRVVQFIDMLPYNEQFINYITTYTPLLHPDGTVVAIQSYSIQSYVLRFQGHISDPNGGNQTDIKGKFTNRELEILFLLSNGATQDQIAQILNISRGTIAAVVSNQLCPKFNIAGANTKLLMEAAINAGMYKNIPQSLWRPSLIILNHDLSEMIVESEL; from the coding sequence ATGCAGTCTACTGACATAGATAATGATTATGCTGATTATTTGCAGAATCACATAATTGCCAACTTTAAAAAAATTATTGATAAAGATATATATTCCTTAATCATTAATCAACGCCATCAAATTGAAATATGTACTAATAAATCGGCGCAATCAGTTGGGTTAAACACTTGGGAAGATTTACGTGGTTTTTCATTTTTGAATTTTAGCGATAAGGAAGCTATTAGCAAAATTTTCAAAAAAGCTTATTTTTCAGTACTTCAAAATGACATTGAGCAATATGCGCGTAAGCTTATTACTTTGCAGAAAATAGTATTTGAAAGTTGTAGGGTGGTTCAATTTATTGATATGCTTCCCTATAATGAACAGTTCATTAATTATATAACTACCTATACTCCATTGTTACATCCAGATGGGACTGTTGTTGCGATACAATCTTATTCAATTCAAAGCTATGTGTTAAGATTCCAGGGACATATTAGTGATCCAAATGGTGGCAATCAGACAGACATAAAAGGGAAATTTACAAACCGTGAGCTGGAAATATTATTTCTATTAAGTAACGGTGCAACACAGGATCAAATTGCACAGATTCTAAATATTTCACGAGGAACAATAGCAGCGGTAGTTTCCAATCAACTGTGCCCAAAATTTAATATTGCTGGTGCTAATACCAAGCTATTGATGGAAGCAGCAATCAATGCTGGAATGTATAAAAATATACCACAGTCATTGTGGCGTCCATCTTTGATTATTCTGAATCATGATTTATCTGAGATGATTGTCGAATCGGAATTATAG
- a CDS encoding DNA-3-methyladenine glycosylase, whose protein sequence is MILDKRYFSNSDTVFLAQDILGKMLVRTLKNGLISRHRITETEAYHGEDDKACHARFGKTERNQIMYQEGGIWYVYLCYGIHWLLNIVTGEKDFPSAILIRGVTNISGPGRVTKQLQIDKTLNGAIADYRSGLWIEDDGFLHDKGSIIATPRVGVDYAGECALKPWRFIFTDKIRDK, encoded by the coding sequence ATGATTTTGGATAAACGTTATTTTAGCAATAGTGATACGGTTTTTCTAGCGCAGGATATTTTGGGGAAGATGCTAGTTAGGACACTAAAGAATGGGCTAATTAGTAGGCATAGAATTACTGAAACCGAAGCTTATCATGGTGAAGATGATAAAGCCTGCCATGCAAGATTTGGTAAAACAGAGCGCAATCAGATTATGTATCAGGAAGGTGGGATTTGGTATGTATATCTTTGTTATGGGATTCATTGGCTTCTTAATATTGTGACAGGTGAAAAAGATTTTCCTTCAGCAATATTGATTCGTGGAGTAACTAATATAAGCGGGCCGGGCAGGGTTACCAAGCAATTACAAATTGATAAAACATTGAATGGAGCTATTGCTGATTATCGCTCAGGCTTATGGATTGAGGATGATGGTTTTCTTCATGATAAGGGTAGTATTATCGCTACACCGCGTGTTGGCGTTGATTATGCAGGTGAATGTGCGTTAAAACCGTGGCGATTTATATTTACAGATAAAATTAGGGACAAATAG